In Fimbriimonadaceae bacterium, the following proteins share a genomic window:
- a CDS encoding alpha-E domain-containing protein, whose translation MMLARVADALYWMGRYIERAENVTRLLMVASDFSVELEGLDDRLAHREWEAVLAALPGASPVALGKSSGLIVPHVRSLLLDEENPMSVFSSLARARDNARSIGETLTREVFTTLNETHRELRDRRKGLRNAVQAHDLASHTHLGILTMLGAIEHTLTRDQGWTYMKLGEAMERSQRSLLVMRVQLPVLSTIEHEVDPSLFYAGWRSLLLSLASLENYRRAHGAALDPKTVTRFLLFDPSTPRAVRCGVGRMKAYLSSLPAGDSGLRTAARVMGKLDADMTYDEERVMELEDVGPFLNEVLHRLSETHDLITRQGAP comes from the coding sequence ATGATGCTGGCCCGAGTCGCCGACGCCCTCTACTGGATGGGGCGGTACATCGAGCGCGCCGAGAACGTGACGAGGCTGCTCATGGTCGCCAGCGACTTTTCGGTGGAGCTGGAGGGCTTGGACGACAGGCTCGCGCACCGGGAGTGGGAGGCGGTCCTCGCCGCGCTTCCCGGCGCGTCGCCCGTCGCCCTCGGAAAGAGCTCGGGCCTGATCGTGCCGCACGTGCGATCGCTCCTTCTCGACGAGGAGAATCCGATGTCGGTGTTCAGCTCGCTGGCCCGTGCCCGCGACAACGCACGCTCGATCGGCGAGACGCTCACACGCGAGGTGTTCACCACGCTGAACGAGACGCACCGGGAACTCCGGGACCGGCGCAAGGGTCTGCGCAACGCCGTTCAGGCCCACGACTTGGCCAGCCATACGCACCTGGGCATTCTCACCATGTTGGGAGCGATCGAGCACACGCTGACCCGCGACCAGGGCTGGACCTACATGAAGCTCGGCGAAGCGATGGAGCGCTCCCAGCGGTCGCTCCTCGTCATGCGCGTGCAGCTTCCGGTGCTCTCCACGATCGAGCACGAAGTCGATCCTTCGCTCTTCTATGCGGGGTGGCGCAGTCTGCTTCTCTCCCTCGCCTCCCTTGAGAACTACCGTCGGGCGCACGGGGCCGCGTTGGACCCCAAGACCGTTACGCGATTCCTGCTGTTCGATCCCTCCACGCCTCGGGCTGTCCGGTGCGGGGTCGGCCGCATGAAGGCCTATCTCTCCTCGCTCCCCGCGGGCGACTCGGGGTTGCGGACCGCGGCGCGGGTCATGGGAAAACTCGATGCGGACATGACGTACGACGAGGAGCGCGTGATGGAGCTTGAGGACGTGGGCCCATTCCTCAACGAAGTGCTCCACCGCCTATCGGAGACCCACGACCTGATCACCCGACAAGGAGCACCCTGA
- a CDS encoding transglutaminase family protein, producing the protein MLLDIEHRLTFQYDAFISESWMELRVEPRTTQHQSLNSFFLAVGPPTKVFRYKDWNGNSVHHFGVPDYHNLIEVVSRSLVETKPQYPGLEFVTDPIPSAEAQGPLRDFTTFGGPVLRSKALERLAKKIKVPASAPVGEQLHEVGRFVHEHLEYRPGSTNFATTTDEVLTHDSGVCQDFAHLTLALLRLRGLPCRYVSGYLHVQRENDAPAESHAWVEAYAPTYGWVAFDPTHNQVPFEHHVVVGFGRHYDDVAPNRGIYRGKATEALTAEVRTSPSDKTGVMNLREEIGQIEVPVYTEVPNRKARAIGLDEIADPQQQQQQQ; encoded by the coding sequence ATGCTTTTGGACATCGAACACCGCCTCACGTTTCAGTACGATGCCTTCATCAGCGAGTCGTGGATGGAGCTGCGCGTCGAGCCGCGAACGACCCAGCACCAATCCCTCAACTCGTTCTTCCTGGCGGTGGGGCCGCCCACCAAGGTCTTTCGCTACAAGGACTGGAACGGCAACTCCGTCCACCACTTCGGCGTGCCGGACTACCACAACCTGATCGAGGTGGTCTCACGGTCGCTCGTGGAAACGAAGCCCCAGTATCCGGGGCTCGAGTTCGTCACCGATCCGATCCCCAGTGCGGAGGCCCAGGGGCCCTTGCGCGACTTCACGACCTTTGGCGGTCCCGTGCTCCGTTCCAAGGCGTTGGAGCGGCTTGCGAAGAAGATCAAGGTGCCTGCCAGCGCCCCGGTCGGGGAGCAGCTTCACGAGGTCGGGCGCTTCGTGCACGAGCACCTGGAGTACCGGCCGGGCAGCACCAACTTTGCGACCACCACGGACGAGGTCCTGACGCACGATTCGGGCGTGTGCCAGGACTTCGCCCACCTCACGCTTGCGCTGCTTCGTCTCCGGGGCCTTCCGTGCCGCTACGTGAGCGGCTACCTGCACGTGCAGCGCGAGAACGACGCGCCGGCCGAGAGTCACGCGTGGGTGGAGGCGTACGCGCCCACCTACGGGTGGGTCGCCTTCGATCCCACGCACAACCAAGTGCCGTTCGAACATCACGTGGTCGTGGGATTCGGCCGCCACTACGACGACGTGGCCCCGAACCGAGGCATCTACCGAGGCAAGGCCACGGAGGCGCTTACCGCCGAGGTCCGAACGTCGCCGAGCGACAAGACCGGGGTGATGAACCTACGCGAGGAGATCGGCCAGATCGAAGTCCCCGTCTACACCGAGGTCCCCAACCGAAAGGCGCGAGCCATCGGCCTCGACGAAATCGCCGATCCCCAACAGCAACAGCAGCAACAGTAG
- a CDS encoding prolyl oligopeptidase family serine peptidase: MQLRPFLLVALVSFGTLGHAQDDPLKAESYILPPPEIARLVDAPRDENTLLTNLSPDGTRFLIAHSGGMPTIADMARPYVNLGGEMIDVAANRDRTLSARGTDSYELYEWRTGRTVPILAPKDAKVSGAAWSPDGKRVALFCHFDKATYVYVANAETGAVQRIGAEPVNAALVTRLQWAGNQRVATLLIPKGRGPVPTAPSVPKQPEVKVTQPGKNPTRTYRALLETDYDQELLEYLATAQLALLDAAGGRPQLVGKPAMINAFDPSPDGKYVRVTTMLKPFSYIVPVSSFGTVEEIWDATGKVLAEISKRPLRQGSAGGGGGPRGGAAASQKRALSWRPDGNGFSYLEQAPAPRSQDGGGDEQGRQGRGGAGAAPPEGADRKDRVMQWLPPFGKDDVKQIYENETRIGSVRYSEDMQTLFLTETRSGTETLFAVKLSEPGVKIPLSTDKADDFYDDPGDLLMKDNALGVSVVRQAPGGGVYLSGTEYAKDPEKDAPRPFLDAVPVGKGEKARVWQSSPDVYETIAAVLDDTLEHVVLTRQSPSMVPDSYLREASGSLKKLTDNRDFAPEVTQAPKTRFKVKRADGFEFWVTARVPKWHLGGVGLKSFFWFYPREYTDQKQYDEGGRRYNKNAFPAMGASTKDYLVVLGYAVIEPDCPIVGPEGRMNDLYALNLRMNLAATIDELERRGISDRTKLAIGGHSYGAFSTAHAMIQTPYFKAGIAGDGNYNRTLTPMAFQAEQRFLWDARETYTTMSPLLYAEQLTGALLMYHGMDDQNVGTDPINSDRMFQALEGLGKPAALYKYPYENHGPVARETLLDMWARWIAWLDKYVK, translated from the coding sequence ATGCAACTCCGGCCGTTCCTCCTCGTCGCTCTCGTCTCCTTCGGCACGCTCGGGCACGCGCAAGACGACCCGCTGAAGGCCGAATCGTATATCCTGCCGCCGCCGGAGATCGCGCGGCTCGTGGACGCCCCGCGCGATGAGAACACGCTGCTGACCAACCTCAGCCCCGACGGGACCCGGTTCCTGATCGCGCACTCGGGCGGCATGCCGACCATCGCCGACATGGCGCGCCCCTATGTGAATTTGGGCGGGGAGATGATCGACGTCGCCGCCAACCGCGACCGCACCCTGAGCGCGCGCGGGACAGACTCTTACGAACTCTACGAGTGGCGGACGGGCCGCACCGTCCCCATCCTCGCACCCAAAGACGCCAAGGTGAGCGGCGCCGCGTGGTCGCCCGACGGCAAGCGCGTGGCGCTCTTCTGCCACTTCGACAAGGCCACCTACGTCTACGTGGCCAACGCGGAAACGGGTGCGGTCCAACGCATCGGAGCCGAGCCCGTCAACGCCGCGCTCGTCACCAGGCTTCAGTGGGCGGGCAACCAGCGCGTCGCCACCCTGTTGATCCCCAAGGGACGCGGCCCCGTTCCCACGGCTCCCTCCGTTCCGAAACAACCCGAGGTCAAGGTCACGCAGCCCGGCAAGAACCCGACGCGCACGTACCGCGCGCTGCTGGAAACCGACTACGACCAGGAGCTTCTCGAGTACCTCGCCACCGCCCAACTCGCCCTCCTGGATGCGGCTGGCGGACGGCCGCAACTCGTCGGGAAACCGGCGATGATCAACGCGTTCGACCCCTCGCCGGACGGCAAGTACGTGCGCGTCACGACGATGCTCAAGCCGTTCTCGTACATCGTTCCGGTCAGCAGCTTCGGCACGGTCGAGGAGATCTGGGACGCTACGGGCAAGGTCCTCGCCGAAATCAGCAAACGTCCGCTGCGCCAAGGCAGCGCGGGCGGGGGCGGCGGCCCTCGGGGCGGGGCAGCAGCCAGCCAGAAGCGCGCGCTGTCCTGGCGACCCGACGGCAACGGCTTCTCGTACCTCGAACAGGCGCCCGCCCCACGATCCCAGGACGGCGGTGGCGACGAGCAAGGGCGCCAGGGCCGAGGCGGCGCAGGCGCCGCGCCCCCGGAGGGCGCCGACCGGAAGGATCGCGTCATGCAGTGGCTCCCGCCCTTCGGCAAGGACGACGTCAAACAGATCTACGAGAACGAGACCCGCATCGGCTCGGTGCGCTACTCCGAGGATATGCAGACGCTGTTCCTCACCGAAACGCGGAGCGGCACCGAGACGCTGTTTGCGGTGAAGCTCTCTGAACCCGGCGTCAAGATCCCCCTCTCTACGGACAAGGCCGACGACTTCTACGACGACCCCGGCGACCTCCTGATGAAGGACAACGCACTGGGCGTTTCCGTCGTGCGGCAGGCACCGGGCGGAGGGGTCTACCTCTCCGGCACCGAGTACGCCAAGGACCCCGAGAAGGACGCGCCGCGCCCCTTCCTCGACGCGGTGCCCGTCGGCAAGGGCGAAAAGGCCCGGGTGTGGCAGTCCTCGCCCGACGTCTACGAGACGATCGCCGCGGTGCTGGACGACACGCTGGAACACGTCGTGCTCACACGCCAATCGCCCAGCATGGTGCCCGACTCGTACCTGCGCGAAGCGTCCGGCTCCCTAAAGAAGCTCACCGACAATCGGGACTTCGCTCCAGAGGTGACCCAGGCTCCCAAGACCCGTTTCAAGGTGAAGCGCGCGGACGGGTTCGAATTTTGGGTGACCGCCCGCGTGCCCAAATGGCACCTCGGGGGCGTGGGCCTCAAGTCGTTCTTCTGGTTCTATCCGCGCGAGTACACCGACCAGAAGCAGTACGACGAGGGTGGACGGCGCTACAACAAGAACGCCTTCCCGGCCATGGGCGCCAGCACCAAGGACTACCTCGTGGTCCTGGGATACGCGGTCATCGAACCGGACTGCCCGATCGTCGGCCCCGAGGGCCGCATGAACGACCTCTACGCCCTGAACCTGCGGATGAACCTCGCGGCGACGATCGACGAGTTGGAGCGCCGAGGCATCTCCGACCGCACGAAGCTGGCCATCGGAGGTCACTCGTACGGCGCGTTCAGCACGGCCCACGCGATGATCCAGACCCCCTACTTCAAGGCGGGCATCGCCGGCGACGGCAACTACAACCGCACCCTCACCCCGATGGCGTTCCAAGCGGAGCAACGGTTCCTCTGGGATGCGCGTGAAACGTACACCACCATGTCCCCGCTCCTCTACGCCGAACAACTCACCGGCGCGCTCCTGATGTACCACGGGATGGACGACCAGAACGTCGGGACCGATCCGATCAACTCCGACCGCATGTTTCAGGCCCTCGAAGGGCTCGGCAAACCCGCCGCACTCTACAAATACCCCTACGAGAACCACGGCCCGGTCGCGCGCGAGACGCTGCTCGACATGTGGGCGCGGTGGATCGCGTGGCTCGACAAGTACGTGAAGTAG
- a CDS encoding TylF/MycF family methyltransferase, which yields MQGINFQIEFPLDDGRVLVHSADGNRFVRAPYTYIGDGFATHHNPACLVEPRFRKAYDRGIHSGHKIGGGGDLHIEWRVHLYCWAGWHAKQLEGDFVECGVNTGIFSLAIMEYTEFNETGKNFWLFDTFNGIPDDQFTEAERQIGLDQVHADSYEDCWEIAQKNFAPYPGARLVRGRVPESLHTVEIEKVAYLGIDMNSVVPEIAAAEHFWPKMVSGGIIMLDDYCWLHHVNQKTAFDKFAAERGVKILNLPTGQGVILKP from the coding sequence ATGCAAGGCATCAACTTCCAAATCGAATTCCCCCTCGACGACGGCCGCGTGCTCGTCCATTCGGCCGACGGCAACCGGTTCGTGCGCGCGCCGTACACCTACATCGGCGACGGGTTCGCCACGCACCACAACCCCGCGTGCCTGGTCGAGCCCAGGTTCCGCAAAGCGTACGACCGCGGCATCCACAGCGGGCACAAGATCGGAGGCGGGGGCGACCTGCACATCGAGTGGCGGGTGCACCTCTACTGCTGGGCGGGCTGGCATGCCAAACAGCTCGAAGGCGACTTCGTCGAGTGCGGCGTGAACACCGGTATCTTCTCGCTCGCGATCATGGAGTACACGGAGTTCAACGAAACCGGCAAGAACTTCTGGCTGTTCGACACGTTCAACGGCATTCCCGACGACCAGTTCACGGAGGCCGAACGGCAGATCGGGCTCGACCAGGTGCATGCGGACAGCTACGAGGACTGCTGGGAGATCGCGCAGAAGAACTTCGCGCCTTACCCCGGTGCGCGCCTCGTGCGCGGCCGCGTGCCGGAGAGCCTGCACACGGTTGAGATCGAGAAGGTCGCCTACCTCGGCATCGACATGAACTCGGTCGTTCCCGAGATCGCCGCGGCGGAGCACTTCTGGCCGAAGATGGTGAGCGGCGGGATCATCATGCTGGACGACTACTGCTGGCTGCACCACGTGAACCAGAAGACCGCGTTCGACAAGTTCGCCGCGGAGCGCGGCGTGAAGATTCTCAATCTCCCCACCGGTCAGGGCGTGATCCTGAAGCCGTAG
- a CDS encoding CocE/NonD family hydrolase, whose translation MNPVIVALALLAPAQDPFVARDHYTKQEVMIPMRDGVKLYTAIYSPKNTDATYPILLQRTPYGSGPYGPTIRNSIGPSREFAKDGFIIVYQDVRGRYMSEGAHVYCVPHRPDKRTPQDVDESSDAYDTIDWLVKNVPSNNGRVGIWGVSQPGFYASHALIDAHPALKAVSPQAPVTDRWLGDDDHRNGAFTLAQRFSFMSSFGAQRPEPTPRSAPGFRMPSGTNLYDFFLKMGPLANSHQYMKDNLYWAETFQHPNYDSYWKARGVAQWLREVKPAVLVVGGWFDAEDLYGALHTFGAIDRQSPDTERYLVMGPWSHGQWGGDSGEKLGSVEFGSKTGEYFRDLQWRFFQHYLKGSDVEPLPKVTVFNTGANRWRTLEAWPPKEAAYQALYFCPDSTMRFTAPPAAANSYESDPANPVPYMDPIGSSVNRTFMVADQRFAEKRKDVLTFTSGLLDKPLTVAGTVVADLWVSTTGTDSDWIVKVIDVFPDDAEGAMAGYQMLVRSEVMRGRYRESFELPEPFVPEKPTHMSFPMQDILHTFLPGHQLMVQVQSSWFPLIDRNPQKFVNIYTARAEDFQKTTQRIFQGGTTASRIDLPVLPE comes from the coding sequence GTGAATCCCGTCATCGTGGCCCTCGCCCTCCTGGCGCCCGCCCAGGATCCCTTCGTCGCCCGCGACCATTACACCAAGCAGGAGGTCATGATCCCCATGCGGGACGGGGTGAAGCTCTACACGGCGATCTACTCCCCCAAGAACACGGACGCGACCTATCCGATTCTTCTGCAGCGGACACCCTACGGCTCCGGCCCCTACGGTCCCACGATCAGGAACTCGATCGGCCCCTCGCGCGAGTTCGCCAAAGACGGGTTCATCATCGTCTACCAAGACGTGCGCGGCCGCTACATGTCCGAGGGCGCCCACGTCTACTGCGTGCCTCACCGTCCCGACAAACGCACGCCGCAAGACGTGGACGAAAGCAGCGACGCGTACGACACGATCGACTGGTTGGTGAAGAACGTGCCGTCCAACAACGGCCGCGTGGGGATTTGGGGTGTTTCGCAGCCTGGGTTCTACGCGTCCCACGCCCTGATCGACGCGCACCCCGCGCTGAAGGCGGTCTCGCCCCAGGCGCCCGTCACGGATCGGTGGCTGGGGGACGACGACCACCGCAACGGTGCGTTCACTCTGGCCCAGCGGTTCTCGTTCATGAGTTCGTTCGGTGCGCAACGCCCCGAACCCACCCCGCGAAGCGCGCCCGGATTCCGCATGCCTTCGGGAACCAACCTGTACGATTTCTTCCTGAAGATGGGCCCCTTAGCCAACTCCCACCAGTACATGAAGGACAACCTCTACTGGGCGGAGACGTTCCAACATCCGAACTACGACTCTTACTGGAAGGCCCGCGGCGTCGCGCAGTGGCTTCGCGAGGTGAAGCCCGCCGTGCTCGTGGTCGGCGGGTGGTTCGACGCCGAGGACTTGTACGGAGCGCTCCACACGTTCGGCGCAATCGATCGCCAAAGCCCCGACACCGAGCGGTATCTGGTCATGGGGCCGTGGTCTCACGGGCAGTGGGGCGGGGACTCCGGAGAGAAGCTCGGAAGCGTCGAATTCGGCTCGAAGACGGGCGAGTATTTCCGCGACCTGCAGTGGAGGTTCTTCCAGCACTACCTGAAGGGCAGCGACGTGGAGCCGCTTCCAAAGGTCACGGTGTTCAATACCGGCGCGAACCGGTGGCGCACCCTCGAGGCTTGGCCGCCCAAGGAAGCTGCCTACCAAGCGCTCTACTTCTGCCCGGACTCGACGATGCGGTTCACCGCGCCGCCCGCGGCAGCCAACAGCTACGAGAGCGACCCCGCGAACCCAGTTCCCTACATGGACCCGATCGGAAGCTCGGTCAACCGAACCTTCATGGTCGCCGACCAGCGTTTTGCCGAGAAACGGAAGGATGTGTTGACCTTCACAAGCGGACTGCTCGACAAACCCCTGACGGTGGCCGGAACGGTGGTCGCAGACCTCTGGGTCTCCACGACGGGCACGGACTCCGACTGGATCGTCAAGGTGATCGACGTGTTTCCCGACGACGCCGAAGGCGCCATGGCGGGATACCAGATGCTGGTGCGGAGCGAGGTGATGCGGGGTCGTTACCGCGAGAGTTTCGAGTTGCCCGAACCTTTCGTGCCCGAGAAACCCACCCACATGTCGTTTCCGATGCAGGACATCCTCCACACGTTCCTTCCCGGCCACCAACTCATGGTGCAGGTGCAGTCCTCCTGGTTCCCCCTCATCGACCGGAACCCCCAGAAGTTCGTGAACATCTACACCGCAAGAGCGGAGGATTTCCAGAAAACGACGCAGCGCATCTTCCAGGGAGGCACAACGGCTTCAAGAATCGATCTACCAGTACTGCCAGAGTAA
- a CDS encoding prolyl oligopeptidase family serine peptidase translates to MWKLVVALCVVSVLAYPSQSRQGLSADKVDRFLDSLMKTESISNPNYEHYEFSPDGNWVVFTIARSFQEDDIYSLGDSRKLPGGIPVTFLRQDIWIASTRTGKLARITNGKPEKRSYWHPVWAPNSKDLAFYGDKDGQIVLWLCRNAQAHNAHITQIEGPRLKSTLFQRDRPAWTKDGKKVLIPLLPESETRVDPGVDDNPLFLIPKIYKSFLDPRGATTSSVLRSESPSDISRFLIAENRVDLGILDIGSGKLERLSENKDVMLWQLSPDGKTLAYKTFKRVIPGTFIQLFDLYVMPSEGGAARLLMEDVEDKLLWSPDSRSLLERKNGELYVVDVRGTLRMITPGKDPSFEKVFPQPDVLRASVGSYLWSPDGSHVLAQNKEGWWSLSSDGTQPPQRTFATEEETANVNISGVLRVKGTGYAFSEDGRSVLLETTDTANSRKNLLKADLKNGAMHLLSDRVPQYTALYDLHLGRSNSSILYSKSDMDVDNLWCSEFSFIDPVRITDLNLHIHEIPTGRKELFRYHNSDGQDLKGALLYPPAYVKGKRYPVVVMVYAGTLVTTLERAFPLSFNPVLCLPQLLSQCGYVVMQPSIPLSPEGDRGSPINQIPPSVLPAVDKLVELGVADPDNIGVIGHSYGGYTVHVLITQTNRFKAAVALAGISDLISNSGIFDARTRYSFGGASFFSSWSEAGQGRMGVPLWEDRLRWVENSPVFHLNNVETPLLMLHGDLDFISIAQAEEVYSGLVRLGKEAEFVRYFGEGHVLSKPINIRDSWHRIVDWFDRLLKPEMKLNTASSGELAKVKPTIPDTFQGRPTGPVAPLTGTRSRLGVVWRS, encoded by the coding sequence ATGTGGAAGCTTGTCGTTGCCCTCTGTGTCGTTTCGGTATTGGCATACCCTTCTCAAAGCAGGCAGGGACTTAGCGCGGACAAAGTAGATCGCTTCCTGGACTCTCTCATGAAGACGGAGTCGATCTCCAATCCCAATTATGAGCATTACGAGTTTTCACCTGATGGAAACTGGGTGGTCTTCACGATTGCCCGCAGCTTCCAGGAGGATGACATCTATTCGCTTGGCGATTCAAGAAAACTGCCTGGGGGCATTCCGGTCACGTTTCTCCGCCAAGATATCTGGATCGCCAGCACAAGAACAGGAAAGCTCGCGCGAATCACCAACGGCAAGCCCGAGAAGAGAAGCTATTGGCATCCGGTATGGGCTCCCAACAGCAAAGACCTCGCTTTCTACGGCGACAAAGACGGGCAGATCGTCCTCTGGCTGTGTCGCAATGCCCAGGCACACAATGCTCACATCACACAGATCGAAGGCCCGAGACTCAAATCTACCCTCTTTCAGCGAGACAGACCTGCCTGGACCAAGGACGGGAAGAAGGTGCTTATTCCGCTTCTCCCTGAAAGCGAGACCAGAGTAGACCCCGGAGTGGATGACAATCCCCTCTTCCTGATCCCCAAGATTTACAAGTCATTCCTGGACCCAAGGGGTGCTACGACCTCCAGCGTTCTTCGCTCCGAGTCTCCGTCAGATATCAGCCGCTTCCTGATCGCTGAAAACCGGGTCGACCTGGGAATCCTGGATATTGGCTCGGGCAAGTTGGAGCGACTGTCCGAGAACAAAGATGTCATGCTTTGGCAACTGTCCCCTGATGGGAAGACTCTTGCGTATAAAACCTTTAAGCGAGTGATCCCAGGGACTTTCATCCAGCTTTTTGATCTTTATGTCATGCCGTCAGAAGGTGGTGCCGCGCGTCTCCTTATGGAAGACGTGGAGGACAAGCTCCTTTGGTCCCCGGACAGCCGCTCCCTTTTGGAGAGGAAGAATGGGGAGCTCTACGTGGTTGATGTGCGCGGCACATTGAGGATGATCACTCCAGGCAAGGACCCATCTTTCGAGAAGGTCTTTCCCCAGCCCGATGTCTTGCGGGCGTCGGTAGGGTCATATCTCTGGTCTCCGGATGGAAGCCATGTATTGGCTCAGAATAAAGAAGGGTGGTGGTCTCTATCTTCGGACGGAACTCAGCCACCGCAGCGGACGTTTGCTACAGAGGAAGAGACGGCCAATGTAAATATATCCGGAGTCTTGAGAGTTAAGGGAACTGGATACGCCTTTAGCGAGGATGGCAGGTCCGTCCTTCTCGAAACCACTGATACCGCTAATTCGAGAAAGAATCTCCTGAAAGCGGACTTGAAGAATGGTGCCATGCATCTGTTATCGGATCGTGTGCCGCAATACACAGCCTTGTATGATCTCCACCTGGGGAGGAGCAACAGCTCCATTCTCTATTCTAAGAGTGATATGGATGTGGACAACCTGTGGTGCTCGGAGTTCTCCTTCATAGACCCAGTGCGGATCACCGATCTAAATTTGCACATCCATGAAATTCCGACAGGAAGAAAAGAGCTCTTCAGGTACCACAATTCAGATGGCCAGGACTTGAAAGGCGCTCTACTCTACCCACCAGCCTATGTCAAGGGTAAACGCTATCCCGTTGTTGTAATGGTATATGCAGGTACGTTGGTGACGACCCTCGAGCGAGCTTTCCCGCTGTCCTTTAATCCCGTGCTCTGCCTCCCTCAACTTCTCTCTCAATGCGGATACGTCGTCATGCAGCCAAGTATCCCACTCTCTCCTGAGGGAGATCGAGGGTCTCCTATCAATCAGATCCCTCCATCTGTACTCCCGGCGGTAGACAAACTAGTGGAGTTGGGTGTGGCGGACCCCGACAACATTGGAGTGATCGGGCATAGCTACGGCGGATACACTGTACATGTATTGATCACGCAGACAAACAGATTCAAGGCCGCCGTGGCCCTTGCGGGTATTAGCGATTTGATCAGCAATAGCGGCATTTTCGATGCGCGCACCCGTTACAGCTTCGGGGGAGCCTCCTTCTTCTCTTCTTGGTCAGAAGCGGGACAGGGCCGAATGGGTGTACCACTCTGGGAAGACCGCCTCCGGTGGGTCGAGAACTCGCCGGTCTTCCATCTCAACAACGTCGAAACCCCTCTCCTCATGCTCCATGGAGACCTGGACTTCATTTCCATCGCACAGGCTGAGGAGGTGTATTCAGGCTTGGTGAGGCTTGGGAAAGAAGCTGAGTTCGTCCGGTATTTTGGGGAAGGTCATGTTCTGAGCAAGCCGATCAATATTCGTGATTCATGGCATCGAATCGTGGATTGGTTCGACAGGCTTCTAAAGCCAGAAATGAAACTCAATACCGCCAGTTCGGGTGAGCTCGCCAAGGTCAAGCCCACGATACCCGACACCTTCCAGGGACGACCCACTGGCCCTGTCGCTCCGCTGACAGGAACACGGTCACGACTCGGCGTAGTATGGAGATCGTGA